In one window of Janthinobacterium sp. 1_2014MBL_MicDiv DNA:
- a CDS encoding paraquat-inducible protein A, with protein sequence MLYRKRPLRPREKARCIRCRSVLYRGAHARGAPAELTKVVALTLGAALVFLIAQFFSIVELDVNGLTSSATLLGSIRVLWSEQMHIVATMVFLFTILFPAIELGSLLYVALGLRLGVRVPGFNRVLRAVQTAREWGMTEVLMIGILITVVKMTSLATVVPQPGLFAFGALTLMLAIVVSFDPKALWNLGDDLTRQALPGIRYKAFAPGEKVVPCHACGLVAPPLVKGKHLECARCGSALHVRKPNSISRTWALLIAAMILYIPANLLPVMVTQSLFGAQDDTIMSGVVLFWTSGSKGLAIIIFIASVVVPMLKLGVLALLAWTAQRRSRWRPRQRTILYRMVEFIGRWSMLDIFVVTLTVALVRFKSLAVITAGPGALAFGAVVVLTMLAAMQFDPRLIWDPVDDRAAEDEERARLAPNSKNTGNNTVIGEQHV encoded by the coding sequence GTGCTGTACCGCAAACGTCCGCTGCGTCCACGCGAAAAGGCGCGCTGCATCCGTTGCCGCTCGGTGCTGTACCGGGGCGCCCATGCGCGGGGCGCGCCGGCCGAATTGACCAAGGTGGTGGCGCTGACCCTGGGCGCCGCCCTGGTCTTCCTGATCGCCCAGTTCTTTTCCATCGTCGAACTCGACGTCAACGGCCTGACTTCCAGCGCCACCTTGCTCGGTTCCATCCGCGTGCTGTGGTCCGAACAGATGCACATCGTGGCGACGATGGTCTTCCTGTTTACCATCCTCTTTCCCGCCATCGAGCTCGGCTCCCTGCTGTATGTGGCGCTGGGCCTGCGCCTGGGCGTGAGGGTTCCCGGCTTCAACCGCGTGCTGCGCGCCGTGCAGACGGCGCGCGAGTGGGGCATGACGGAAGTGCTGATGATCGGCATCCTGATCACCGTCGTCAAGATGACGAGCTTGGCCACCGTGGTGCCGCAACCTGGCCTGTTCGCGTTTGGCGCGCTGACGCTGATGCTGGCCATCGTCGTTTCGTTCGACCCGAAGGCGCTGTGGAACCTGGGCGACGACCTGACGCGGCAAGCGCTGCCCGGCATCCGCTACAAGGCCTTTGCGCCCGGCGAGAAGGTCGTGCCCTGCCATGCGTGCGGCCTGGTGGCGCCGCCTTTGGTCAAGGGCAAACACCTGGAGTGCGCGCGCTGCGGCTCGGCCCTGCACGTGCGCAAGCCAAACAGCATCAGCCGCACCTGGGCCCTGCTGATCGCCGCCATGATCCTGTACATCCCCGCCAATCTGCTGCCCGTGATGGTCACGCAATCGCTGTTTGGCGCACAGGACGATACCATCATGAGCGGCGTCGTTCTCTTCTGGACCAGCGGCTCGAAAGGCCTGGCCATCATCATTTTCATCGCCAGCGTGGTCGTGCCGATGTTGAAACTGGGCGTGCTGGCGCTGCTGGCCTGGACGGCGCAGCGGCGCTCGCGCTGGCGGCCGCGCCAGCGCACCATCCTGTACCGCATGGTTGAATTCATCGGCCGCTGGTCCATGCTCGATATCTTTGTCGTCACCCTGACGGTGGCGCTGGTGCGCTTCAAGTCGCTGGCCGTGATCACGGCCGGCCCTGGCGCGCTGGCCTTTGGCGCGGTGGTGGTGCTGACCATGCTGGCGGCGATGCAGTTCGACCCGCGCCTGATCTGGGACCCCGTCGATGACAGGGCGGCCGAGGATGAAGAGCGTGCCAGGCTTGCGCCAAATAGCAAAAATACCGGAAACAATACAGTGATTGGAGAACAGCATGTCTGA
- a CDS encoding amidase: MSKTIRELAADLAAGRITSVELTQRMLARAEAHRAQGGHAYVSLDGEQALAEARASDAARAAGLVRSPLAGVPISIKDLFDVRGQTSSAASQALADAPPADADAPAVARLRAAGAILLGRTNMSEFAFSGLGLNPHYGTPRHPHDRARVAGGSTSGGAVTVALEMAAGALGTDTGGSIRIPSAFCGLTGFKPTAATVPLAGTVPLSRSLDSAGPIARSVDCCAILYAALSGQEIADGAPALKGLRFGFTLDYVGANVEPQVQQAFERALDALRAAGAQVGQFDFPELLELPTINGGGGLVAAEAWHWHRALLEAQGAQYDQRVAARIRRGQQQGAADYIDLLDARARLIAIARRRLAPYDAWLMPSVAIVAPEVAPLEADDATFFATNGLVLRNASAINFLDGCALSLPCHEEGTLPVGLGICGLAGADERVLQIGRAVEALLRGHQ; this comes from the coding sequence ATGAGCAAGACCATCCGTGAACTGGCGGCCGACCTGGCTGCCGGCCGCATCACCAGCGTGGAACTGACGCAGCGCATGCTGGCGCGCGCCGAGGCGCACCGCGCGCAGGGCGGCCATGCGTATGTCAGCCTCGATGGCGAGCAGGCGCTGGCCGAGGCGCGTGCCAGCGATGCGGCGCGCGCCGCTGGCCTGGTGCGTTCGCCGCTGGCCGGCGTGCCCATCTCGATCAAGGACCTGTTCGACGTGCGGGGGCAGACCAGCAGCGCCGCCTCGCAGGCGCTGGCCGACGCGCCACCGGCCGACGCCGATGCGCCAGCCGTGGCGCGCCTGCGCGCGGCAGGCGCCATCCTGCTGGGACGTACCAACATGAGCGAATTCGCCTTTTCCGGCCTGGGCCTGAATCCCCATTACGGCACGCCGCGCCATCCGCACGACCGCGCGCGCGTGGCCGGCGGCTCCACCTCGGGCGGCGCCGTCACGGTGGCGCTGGAGATGGCGGCAGGTGCCCTGGGCACGGACACGGGCGGCTCGATCCGCATCCCGTCCGCCTTTTGCGGCTTGACGGGTTTCAAGCCGACGGCGGCGACCGTGCCGCTGGCCGGCACGGTGCCCCTGTCGCGTTCGCTCGATTCGGCCGGTCCCATCGCGCGCAGCGTCGATTGCTGCGCGATTTTGTATGCGGCGCTGTCGGGCCAGGAGATCGCCGATGGCGCGCCCGCACTGAAGGGACTGCGCTTCGGCTTTACCCTGGACTACGTGGGCGCCAATGTCGAACCGCAGGTGCAGCAGGCGTTTGAGCGCGCGCTGGATGCATTGCGCGCGGCAGGCGCGCAGGTAGGGCAGTTCGATTTTCCCGAACTGCTGGAGCTGCCGACGATCAATGGCGGCGGCGGACTGGTGGCGGCCGAAGCCTGGCACTGGCACCGCGCGCTGCTTGAAGCGCAGGGCGCGCAGTACGACCAGCGCGTGGCGGCGCGCATCCGCCGCGGCCAGCAGCAGGGAGCGGCAGACTACATCGACTTGCTCGATGCGCGCGCGCGCCTGATCGCCATCGCCAGACGGCGCCTGGCGCCCTATGACGCCTGGCTGATGCCCAGCGTGGCCATCGTGGCGCCGGAAGTCGCGCCGCTCGAAGCCGATGACGCCACCTTCTTCGCCACGAATGGCCTGGTGCTGCGCAACGCCAGCGCGATCAACTTCCTCGATGGCTGCGCGCTGTCGCTGCCGTGTCACGAGGAAGGCACGCTGCCCGTGGGGCTGGGCATCTGCGGCCTGGCTGGCGCGGATGAACGGGTGCTGCAGATTGGCCGCGCGGTCGAGGCATTGTTGAGGGGGCATCAATAA
- a CDS encoding DUF2848 domain-containing protein, protein MTTLSFQLAGHGPVTFDIDQLIIAGWTGRDMAMVEHHIAELEAIGVARPKSVPTFYRVAAALLSSDAGIEVPGSDSSGEAEFVLFSTAYGLLVGIGSDHTDRKVESYGVTVSKQMCGKPVGDTLWRYADVAGHWDQLQMRSWRERDGVPALYQDGPVTRMLSPEDLILRYTGQGSLPLGSAMFCGTQPIIGEMGHGDAFELELYDPALQRRLQHRYAVQTLPVEG, encoded by the coding sequence ATGACAACATTGAGTTTTCAACTGGCCGGCCACGGCCCCGTCACCTTCGACATCGATCAACTGATCATCGCCGGCTGGACGGGGCGCGACATGGCCATGGTCGAACACCATATCGCCGAACTGGAAGCCATCGGCGTGGCGCGGCCGAAAAGCGTGCCGACGTTTTACCGGGTCGCGGCGGCGCTGCTGTCCAGCGATGCCGGCATCGAAGTGCCGGGCAGCGATTCCTCGGGCGAAGCGGAATTCGTGCTGTTTTCCACCGCATATGGCTTGCTGGTGGGGATAGGTTCCGACCACACGGACCGCAAGGTGGAAAGCTACGGCGTGACGGTGTCGAAGCAGATGTGCGGCAAGCCCGTGGGCGACACCCTGTGGCGCTATGCGGACGTGGCAGGGCATTGGGACCAGCTGCAGATGCGCTCCTGGCGCGAGCGCGATGGCGTGCCGGCGCTGTACCAGGATGGCCCAGTGACGCGCATGCTGTCGCCGGAAGACCTGATCCTGCGTTACACGGGACAAGGCAGCCTGCCGCTGGGCAGCGCCATGTTCTGCGGCACGCAGCCGATCATCGGCGAGATGGGCCACGGCGACGCCTTCGAGCTGGAGCTGTATGATCCAGCCTTGCAGCGCCGCCTGCAGCACCGCTATGCCGTGCAAACCCTGCCCGTGGAAGGATAA
- a CDS encoding MFS transporter, with translation MTTHTTTHTAAQGSKHAGAHAAAAGEKPKTGRLATASMVGTTLEWYDFTVYNTMAALIFNHLFFPSFDPLTGTILAFSTYAVGYISRPIGGVIFGHLGDKLGRRWVLVVTLMLMGVTTGLMGLLPTYATAGIWSPILLVALRFVQGIALGGEWAGAVLISVEHGAADKRGRNASWTQVGPSFGTLLATGCIGLITYLLPHEAFMDWGWRMPFIASLLLVAFGMWIRSGIDETPLFKELDQQDAKAEAPIGDVLRIYWRRLLIAGGVRIGSDVLYALVVVFTLTYVTTVLHLSSTLALTAIMIGTACNALAVPVFGALSDRIGRRPVYALGAVLGLVWAFAFFTLLDTASPAAIVTAVVVGLVIHAIMYGPQAAFVIEQFPTKVRYAGSSLAYTLAGVIGGGFAPLVIASLYRSYNSTMAVSLYVAAALLITGAAVFAARETGRGPLEE, from the coding sequence ATGACCACACACACCACCACGCACACCGCGGCGCAGGGCAGCAAGCATGCCGGCGCGCATGCCGCTGCAGCGGGCGAGAAACCCAAGACGGGCCGCCTGGCCACGGCCAGCATGGTCGGCACGACCCTGGAATGGTATGACTTCACCGTCTACAACACCATGGCCGCGCTGATCTTCAACCACCTGTTCTTTCCCTCGTTCGATCCGCTGACGGGCACCATCCTGGCCTTTTCCACGTATGCGGTCGGCTATATCTCGCGTCCCATCGGCGGCGTAATCTTCGGCCACCTGGGCGACAAGCTGGGACGGCGCTGGGTGCTGGTGGTGACCCTGATGCTGATGGGCGTGACGACAGGCCTGATGGGACTCTTGCCCACCTATGCGACGGCCGGCATCTGGAGCCCGATCCTGCTGGTGGCGCTGCGCTTCGTGCAGGGCATCGCGCTGGGCGGCGAATGGGCCGGCGCCGTGCTGATCTCCGTCGAACACGGGGCAGCGGACAAGCGGGGCCGCAATGCCTCGTGGACGCAGGTGGGACCGTCGTTCGGCACCTTGCTGGCAACCGGCTGTATCGGCCTGATCACCTACCTGCTGCCGCATGAAGCGTTCATGGACTGGGGCTGGCGCATGCCGTTCATCGCCAGCCTGCTGCTGGTGGCCTTCGGCATGTGGATACGCAGCGGCATCGATGAAACCCCGCTGTTCAAGGAACTCGACCAGCAGGATGCGAAGGCGGAAGCGCCGATCGGCGACGTGCTGCGCATCTACTGGCGCCGTTTGCTGATCGCCGGCGGCGTGCGCATCGGTTCGGACGTGCTGTACGCGCTGGTGGTGGTGTTCACCCTGACGTACGTGACGACCGTGCTGCACCTGTCGTCGACCCTGGCCCTCACCGCCATCATGATCGGCACGGCCTGCAATGCGCTGGCGGTGCCTGTCTTTGGCGCGCTGTCGGACAGGATCGGCCGCCGTCCCGTGTATGCGCTGGGCGCCGTGCTTGGTCTCGTGTGGGCGTTTGCCTTTTTCACCCTGCTCGATACGGCCAGCCCGGCGGCCATCGTCACGGCCGTCGTCGTGGGCCTGGTCATCCACGCCATCATGTACGGCCCGCAAGCGGCCTTCGTCATCGAGCAATTTCCCACCAAGGTGCGCTATGCGGGATCCTCGCTGGCCTATACCCTGGCCGGCGTCATCGGCGGCGGCTTCGCGCCCCTCGTCATCGCCAGCCTGTACCGCTCGTACAACAGCACCATGGCCGTCTCGCTGTACGTGGCGGCGGCCTTGCTGATCACCGGCGCGGCAGTTTTCGCGGCGCGCGAAACGGGCCGCGGCCCTCTTGAGGAATAA
- a CDS encoding DUF4286 family protein: MTTSTTTLPGILFVWTSADPEHELDFNRWYDREHVEERVRIPGFVSGTRYQSVRGPRKYLGLYRTVSLDAFQTADYFKAFGQQTPWSVTNLQRMVDPMRRVCAIEAETGMGTGAWLAVLRLGAAAIGQDAQAVAGMAALGATLLQIDGVIATRLLTPDASLSGPLPAERKEGRVLDPIFLIDASSEAAALAAVDAASAGLGLNPADAAILQLSWQLREADLHAA; encoded by the coding sequence ATGACGACGTCCACCACCACCTTGCCCGGCATCCTGTTTGTCTGGACCAGCGCCGACCCGGAACACGAACTCGATTTCAACCGCTGGTACGACCGCGAACACGTGGAAGAGCGTGTGCGCATTCCCGGTTTTGTCAGCGGCACGCGCTACCAGAGCGTGCGCGGTCCCCGCAAGTACCTGGGCCTGTACCGCACCGTCTCGCTGGACGCGTTCCAGACTGCCGATTATTTCAAGGCCTTCGGCCAGCAGACGCCATGGTCGGTGACGAATCTGCAGCGCATGGTCGACCCGATGCGCCGCGTCTGCGCCATCGAGGCGGAAACGGGCATGGGTACGGGCGCCTGGCTGGCCGTGCTGCGCCTTGGTGCGGCAGCCATCGGCCAGGACGCGCAGGCGGTGGCCGGCATGGCCGCGCTGGGCGCGACATTGCTGCAGATCGACGGCGTGATCGCCACGCGGCTGCTGACGCCCGATGCCAGCCTGTCCGGCCCCCTGCCGGCAGAGCGGAAGGAAGGCCGCGTGCTCGACCCGATCTTCCTGATCGACGCGTCGTCGGAGGCGGCAGCCCTGGCGGCCGTTGATGCGGCCAGCGCAGGGCTGGGACTGAATCCGGCGGATGCGGCCATCCTGCAGCTGTCCTGGCAATTGCGCGAAGCCGACCTGCACGCTGCCTGA
- a CDS encoding LysR family transcriptional regulator — MNTRFLEAFVWAARLGSFRTAADKLHITQAAISNRIASLEQDFGTRLFDRDAREIRLTFAGRNLLVYAERMLELCRDMYAANSSPALITGEVRIGVIETIVHTWLIPFLQRVQERYPGIEIQLTSESTRRLHEQLQQGELDIALQTDMLTGDHIRSTGSGAIAMGWAGRKADWPDTGTPFTVAQLAQHPIITMNRGSQPHSALKALCQDEGVQLGRVHCVSSISAIVRLVKAGFGIAVLPLAPLREEIEQGNIALIPCASALAPQRIVISYSEDITTEAIQLVAMLACEEAARFTLGLGEEYGAGART, encoded by the coding sequence TTGAATACCCGTTTTCTCGAAGCGTTCGTCTGGGCCGCGCGGCTGGGCAGCTTCCGCACGGCCGCCGACAAGCTGCACATCACGCAAGCGGCCATCTCCAACCGCATCGCCTCGCTGGAGCAGGATTTCGGCACGCGGCTGTTCGACCGCGACGCGCGTGAAATCCGCCTGACCTTCGCCGGGCGCAACCTGCTCGTCTATGCCGAGCGCATGCTGGAACTGTGCCGCGACATGTATGCGGCCAATTCCTCGCCCGCGCTGATCACGGGCGAAGTGCGCATCGGCGTCATTGAAACCATCGTGCATACCTGGCTGATCCCGTTCCTGCAGCGCGTGCAGGAGCGCTATCCCGGCATCGAGATCCAGCTGACGTCCGAATCGACGCGCCGCCTGCACGAACAGCTGCAGCAGGGCGAACTCGATATCGCGCTGCAGACGGACATGCTGACGGGCGACCATATCCGCAGCACGGGCAGCGGCGCCATCGCCATGGGCTGGGCGGGCCGAAAGGCCGACTGGCCGGACACGGGTACGCCGTTCACGGTGGCGCAACTGGCGCAGCACCCGATCATCACCATGAACCGCGGTTCGCAGCCGCATTCCGCGTTAAAGGCGCTGTGCCAGGACGAGGGCGTGCAGCTGGGGCGGGTCCACTGCGTCAGCTCGATTTCCGCCATCGTGCGCCTGGTGAAGGCGGGCTTCGGCATCGCCGTGCTGCCGCTGGCGCCCCTGCGCGAGGAAATCGAGCAGGGCAACATCGCCCTGATCCCCTGCGCCAGCGCGCTGGCGCCGCAGCGCATCGTCATCAGCTACAGCGAGGACATCACCACGGAAGCGATCCAGCTGGTGGCCATGCTGGCGTGCGAGGAGGCGGCCAGGTTCACGCTGGGCCTGGGCGAGGAATATGGCGCCGGCGCGCGGACGTGA
- a CDS encoding M20/M25/M40 family metallo-hydrolase, producing MTMHAERITAWIDEHFDEEVAFLQKVVQQPTDTPPGNNAPHAELVAQLLQAYGWQAEKHAVPQEQVEAYGMQSITNLIVRRPYAAGGPTVALNAHGDVVPPGDNWTYPPYGGQIDGGYMYGRATAVSKGDFATYVFAARALEALGIPLQGQLELHFTYDEEFGGLLGPGWLLEQQLTKPDFVIAAGFSYGIVTAHNACLQLEITVHGKAGHGSMPETGHDALQAASKILNAIYGQLPALKKIKSRVAGIDSPTMLVGRIDGGTNTNVVPGKVVMKMDRRMIPEEDPVAVEAQVRALIEDAVRGEPGIRIEIRRLLLSHALRPLPGSEQLVGSLQRNAQAILGETIPAVGTPLYADARLYGERGIPAVLYGAGPRTVPESNAKKADERLALDDLRKASKIVALTLLDFLAQK from the coding sequence ATGACAATGCACGCGGAACGGATCACGGCCTGGATCGACGAACACTTCGACGAGGAAGTCGCATTTTTGCAGAAGGTGGTGCAGCAGCCGACGGACACGCCGCCCGGCAACAACGCGCCGCACGCGGAACTGGTGGCGCAGCTGCTGCAGGCGTATGGCTGGCAGGCGGAAAAACACGCGGTCCCACAGGAGCAGGTCGAGGCGTATGGCATGCAGAGCATCACCAACCTGATCGTGCGCCGGCCGTATGCGGCAGGCGGTCCGACGGTGGCCCTGAATGCGCATGGCGACGTGGTGCCGCCCGGCGACAACTGGACGTATCCGCCGTATGGCGGGCAGATCGACGGCGGCTATATGTATGGCCGCGCGACGGCCGTCTCGAAGGGCGATTTCGCCACCTATGTGTTTGCCGCGCGCGCCCTGGAGGCGCTGGGTATCCCGTTGCAAGGCCAGCTGGAACTGCACTTCACGTATGACGAGGAATTCGGCGGCTTGCTGGGGCCGGGCTGGCTGCTGGAGCAGCAGCTGACCAAGCCCGATTTCGTCATCGCGGCCGGTTTCAGCTACGGCATCGTCACCGCGCACAACGCCTGCCTGCAGCTGGAAATCACCGTGCACGGCAAGGCCGGCCACGGTTCCATGCCGGAGACGGGCCATGACGCGCTGCAGGCGGCCAGCAAGATCCTCAACGCCATCTATGGCCAGCTGCCGGCGCTGAAAAAGATCAAATCCAGGGTGGCGGGCATCGACTCGCCCACCATGCTGGTGGGGCGCATCGACGGCGGCACGAATACCAATGTGGTGCCGGGCAAGGTGGTCATGAAGATGGACCGCCGCATGATCCCGGAAGAAGACCCGGTGGCGGTGGAGGCGCAGGTGCGCGCGCTGATCGAAGACGCCGTGCGCGGCGAGCCGGGCATCCGCATCGAGATCCGCCGCCTGCTGCTGTCGCATGCGCTGCGTCCCTTGCCCGGATCCGAGCAGCTGGTGGGCAGCCTGCAAAGGAATGCGCAAGCCATTCTCGGCGAAACCATTCCCGCCGTCGGCACGCCGCTGTATGCGGATGCGCGCCTGTATGGCGAGCGGGGCATACCGGCCGTGCTGTATGGCGCCGGCCCGCGCACGGTGCCCGAATCGAATGCGAAGAAGGCCGACGAGCGCCTGGCGCTGGACGACTTGCGCAAGGCCAGCAAGATCGTTGCCCTGACCTTGCTCGACTTCCTGGCGCAGAAATAG
- a CDS encoding urate hydroxylase PuuD, producing the protein MEVFAYLIPYGLEWLNLIVRWLHVITGIAWIGASFYFVWLDNSIRPPAPGSELAKKGVSGELWAVHGGGFYHPQKYLVAPAELPKELHWFKWEAYSTWLSGFALLTIAYYFNAQAMMIDKSVADISSGQAVGIGIATLVIGWTVYDLLCRSKLAQYELWFGVTVFALIVGAAYVLTHLLSGRAAYIHVGAMIGTIMVANVLMLIIPGQRKMVEAMAAGKLPDPQYGLKAKQRSVHNNYFTLPVLFIMISNHYAMTYRNDHAWLVLALIMAAGVFIRHFFNLRHKGRVEWRYPAIGVALLLAVAVAIAPKAPVAVAAAPVVDPAAQFRSVHAIIAQRCATCHSAQPTQPGFATAPAGMMLDNEGEIRQHAAQIYKQAIELKAMPIGNLTNMTEAERTELGAWLQQTMQGAK; encoded by the coding sequence ATGGAAGTATTCGCTTACCTGATCCCATACGGCCTTGAATGGCTGAACCTGATCGTCCGCTGGTTGCACGTCATCACGGGCATCGCCTGGATCGGCGCTTCCTTTTATTTTGTCTGGCTCGACAACTCGATCCGCCCGCCCGCGCCCGGCTCCGAGCTGGCGAAGAAGGGCGTGTCGGGCGAACTGTGGGCCGTGCACGGCGGCGGCTTTTATCATCCGCAAAAATACCTGGTGGCGCCCGCCGAATTGCCGAAGGAACTGCACTGGTTCAAGTGGGAAGCGTATTCCACCTGGCTGTCCGGTTTTGCGCTGCTGACCATCGCGTATTACTTCAATGCGCAGGCCATGATGATCGACAAATCCGTGGCCGATATCTCCAGCGGCCAGGCCGTCGGCATCGGCATCGCCACCCTCGTCATTGGCTGGACCGTGTACGACCTGCTGTGCCGTTCGAAGCTGGCGCAATACGAGCTGTGGTTCGGCGTGACGGTGTTCGCGCTGATCGTCGGCGCCGCATATGTGCTCACGCATCTGCTCAGCGGGCGCGCCGCCTACATCCACGTGGGCGCCATGATCGGCACCATCATGGTGGCCAATGTGCTGATGCTGATCATTCCCGGCCAGCGCAAGATGGTCGAAGCCATGGCCGCCGGCAAGCTGCCCGACCCCCAATACGGCCTGAAAGCCAAGCAGCGCAGCGTGCATAACAATTATTTCACGCTACCCGTGCTGTTCATCATGATCAGCAACCACTACGCGATGACCTACCGCAACGATCACGCCTGGCTGGTGCTGGCGCTGATCATGGCGGCCGGCGTCTTCATCCGCCACTTCTTCAACCTGCGCCACAAGGGGCGGGTCGAGTGGCGCTACCCGGCCATCGGCGTGGCCCTGTTGCTGGCCGTGGCCGTGGCCATCGCGCCGAAAGCGCCCGTGGCCGTGGCGGCGGCACCGGTGGTGGATCCTGCCGCGCAGTTCAGGAGCGTGCACGCCATCATCGCCCAGCGCTGTGCCACCTGCCATTCGGCCCAGCCCACGCAGCCAGGTTTCGCCACGGCGCCGGCTGGCATGATGCTGGATAATGAAGGCGAAATCCGCCAGCACGCGGCGCAGATTTACAAGCAGGCCATCGAGCTGAAAGCCATGCCGATCGGGAACCTGACCAATATGACGGAAGCCGAGCGCACTGAATTGGGCGCCTGGCTGCAACAGACCATGCAAGGAGCAAAATGA
- a CDS encoding LysR family transcriptional regulator — protein sequence MSSLPQHLDLHLIRILYLLLVEKNVSRVALKLNQPQPSISASLRKLRELTGDPLLVRGARGMVPTQHGESLLNPAKRILDQTESLFVKKTPFVAQEEARTFHIAAPDYLDSQFLPNVVALLRRGSPKSRVVLHSLGPGIDHIRQLSDGGLDLVIANWDEPPAHLHISKLFEDPIICAMHAENAYARRTASDAMTLDDYLSLPHVAPSQMMPGYHGVIDSFLERQNLQRNVVVESAYFGLIPYMLTQTDLVLTTGRQFMRFYEKTLPLKTYTVPLKFPPMRFYQLWHQRVHQAPEHKWLRDQVSAAAKALVQR from the coding sequence ATGTCCAGCCTGCCGCAACACCTCGACCTGCACCTGATCCGCATCCTCTACCTGCTGCTGGTGGAAAAGAATGTCTCGCGCGTGGCGCTCAAACTCAATCAGCCGCAGCCGTCGATTTCCGCCTCCTTGCGCAAGCTGCGCGAATTGACGGGCGACCCGCTGCTCGTGCGCGGCGCGCGCGGCATGGTGCCCACGCAGCATGGCGAAAGCCTGCTCAACCCGGCCAAGCGCATCCTCGACCAGACGGAAAGCCTGTTCGTCAAGAAGACGCCGTTCGTGGCACAGGAAGAGGCGCGCACCTTCCATATCGCCGCGCCCGACTACCTGGACAGCCAGTTCCTGCCCAACGTGGTGGCCCTGCTGCGTCGCGGCTCGCCGAAAAGCCGCGTCGTGCTGCACAGCCTGGGGCCGGGCATCGACCATATCCGCCAGCTGTCCGATGGGGGGCTGGACCTGGTCATCGCCAACTGGGACGAGCCGCCCGCGCATCTGCACATCTCGAAGCTGTTCGAAGACCCGATCATCTGCGCCATGCATGCGGAAAACGCCTATGCGCGGCGCACGGCCAGCGACGCCATGACGCTGGACGACTATCTGAGCCTGCCCCACGTGGCGCCGTCGCAGATGATGCCGGGCTACCACGGCGTGATCGATTCCTTCCTGGAGCGCCAGAACCTGCAGCGCAACGTGGTGGTGGAATCGGCGTATTTCGGCCTGATTCCCTACATGCTGACGCAGACCGACCTGGTGCTCACCACGGGCCGGCAATTCATGCGCTTCTATGAAAAGACACTGCCGCTGAAAACGTATACCGTGCCATTGAAATTCCCGCCCATGCGCTTTTACCAGCTGTGGCACCAGCGCGTGCACCAGGCGCCCGAGCACAAATGGCTGCGCGACCAGGTCAGCGCCGCGGCCAAGGCGCTGGTACAGCGATAG